The Bradysia coprophila strain Holo2 chromosome IV, BU_Bcop_v1, whole genome shotgun sequence genome includes a region encoding these proteins:
- the LOC119066540 gene encoding uncharacterized protein LOC119066540 isoform X2: MSYHTRSKSKQIAEKLAELTNIDPGLSDESGGESDTDEFPPGNQSSAESEQSDNSDVESEDEAESESDAEASEDDGKETAADGTIWIKTSLSDSAVQKRVGRVSAQGIIKVIPGPTPFAKRKISSITTAFESMVDDEFLDHIRKCTETEAHRCMGNMNWSLSLKELKAFIAVLYARGAMGLKNISVTHIFSTKYGPELIRGTMSRDRFKSIMRYLRFDFKETRPERLLTR; encoded by the exons atgtCTTATCACACGCGATCTAAATCTAAGCAAATTGCTGAAAAATTGGCAGAGTTGACCAATATTGATCCCGGATTATCTGACGAATCCGGTGGCGAATCAGATACAGACGAATTTCCACCGGGAAATCAAAGTTCAG CGGAGAGCGAACAGTCAGATAATTCAGATGTAGAAAGCGAAGATGAAGCAGAAAGTGAGAGTGATGCAGAAGCAAGTGAGGATGACGGAAAAGAAACCGCTGCCGACGGAACAATTTGGATAAAGACTTCGCTATCTGATTCAGCTGTGCAAAAACGGGTTGGAAGAGTGTCAGCACAAGGCATAATAAAAGTTATTCCTGGCCCGACTCCTttcgcaaaaagaaaaatcagcaGCATAACGACTGCATTCGAATCGATGGTCGACGATGAGTTTCTTGATCACATTCGAAAGTGTACGGAAACAGAAGCGCATCGGTGTATGGGCAACATGAACTGGTCGTTATCGTTGAAGGAGCTCAAAGCGTTCATAGCAGTCTTGTACGCACGAGGAGCGATGGGATTGAAGAATATTTCGGTGACACACATTTTCTCGACAAAATATGGGCCAGAGCTTATTCGCGGGACGATGTCCCGAGATCGCTTCAAGTCAATTATGCGGTATCTACGGTTTGATTTCAAGGAAACACGTCCGGAACGACTCTTAACACGATAA
- the LOC119066540 gene encoding piggyBac transposable element-derived protein 4-like isoform X1, producing MAREIWDKLIHNCRSCYEPEENITIDEQLFPSKTRCPFTQFLPKKPDKFGIMFYLAVDLRSKFILNGFPFIGNDEPSKFEGSAADKIVLRLMEPFFGNGYCVTCDNFFTSTNCANVLREKRISVVGTVNKNRRWLPPTARKKNAGLCLHETIVFTGPQAETLTVYQSKKSKSVGILSTLHKSVTVENDINKKPDTITYYNNTKYGVDIADGMAKAHSVKAASRRWPVHVFYNILDLAGINSWILYKQVTGKKISRLDYLLTLADDLRKDYMSAKSVPEKRALVVPDSPNKKIKTASGCRPLCQTPKCRNKSLGMACVNCSKIVCGKCTTKKQIICKNC from the exons ATGGCAAGAGAAATTTGGGATAAGCTTATCCACAACTGTCGTTCATGTTACGAACCCGAAGAAAACATTACAATCGACGAGCAACTGTTTCCGTCAAAAACTCGATGTCCGTTCACACAATTCTTGCCGAAGAAGCCGGATAAATTCGGCATAATGTTCTATTTGGCTGTCGATTTGCGATCAAAGTTCATTTTGAATGGATTTCCATTCATCGGTAACGACGAACCCAGTAAGTTTGAAGGGAGTGCTGCAGATAAGATCGTACTTCGGTTGATGGAACCTTTCTTCGGAAATGGATACTGTGTTACGTGTGATAATTTCTTTACCAGTACAAACTGCGCAAATGTGTTGAGAGAAAAACGGATTTCTGTTGTTGGAActgtaaacaaaaatcgacGCTGGCTGCCACCGACCGCAAGAAAAAAGAATGCTGGATTATGTTTGCATGAAACAATTGTGTTCACTGGGCCTCAGGCCGAAACTCTCACAGTCTACCAAAGCAAAAAAAGCAAATCGGTTGGGATTCTGAGTACACTTCACAAGTCTGTCACGGTGGAGAAtgatataaacaaaaaaccagACACAATCACGTATTACAACAACACTAAGTATGGTGTTGATATTGCTGATGGAATGGCAAAAGCCCATTCAGTTAAAGCTGCCTCACGAAGATGGCCGGTTCACGTCTTTTACAACATATTGGACTTGGCTGGGATTAACTCTTGGATCCTCTATAAACAG GTAACCGGCAAGAAGATTTCGCGTCTCGATTATTTGTTGACATTAGCAGACGATCTAAGAAAGGATTACATGTCAGCAAAATCAGTACCAGAAAAACGTGCTCTTGTTGTCCCCGACTCAcctaacaaaaaaatcaaaaccgcCAGCGGATGCAGACCACTCTGCCAAACACCAAAATGTCGAAACAAGAGCTTAGGGATGGCATGTGTTAATTGTTCGAAAATCGTATGTGGTAAATGTACCACCAAGAAGcaaataatttgcaaaaattgttAA